Within Dermacentor albipictus isolate Rhodes 1998 colony chromosome 3, USDA_Dalb.pri_finalv2, whole genome shotgun sequence, the genomic segment GCTTAGCTGGGCTGGAGTGCGCGTCAGAAGGAAACAGGCGGCTGCAGCcaattcagcagcagacgaaatggaaatgTCGACTAGGTGGCCACTTGTAGAATAGCCTCCTCCCCCAGGTAGCGACGAGTATAATTGTAAGACCCCGTTCCTCCCTGGGCTAACAAAAAATCGTAGAGGACAGTACGACTTGTAGCACCCACGCCGTCATGTCTTGCTCACGGATTCCCCAAATGTCACCGGGCCAGCTTTGAGCGATAGCACACTCCACTAGACTGAATATTTACGGCACTGGAGCTTGGTAAAACCCAGAGCCTTCTGACCAGGGTGTTAGTGCAAAGCGTACGCTTCTTCAAACTCGCCAAGTATTGTGCACCTTACGAACGGCGACCCAACTAGGAATCGCGACTAAAATGTGGAAGCGGTGAACGAACTCTTACCGGAGGCGGGTTCGGGATGTTTTTCTCGTTGGAGAAGAGCTTGAGCTTGGAAAACGACAGCACCCGGCCGTACAACCAGAAACCGGGCCGCGGTGAATCCGGGTGGCAGTACTGACCAGCTGCGCAAGTCCAAGGATACACTTTAGGGCTTAAATTCACTTCGCCACAAACAgacaaacacaaaaatgtaaagaaaaacgCCTCTCTCGGGAGGCGGCGATAAGGCCGACGACGATAGCGTCTCGCTCACACTTACCCCATTGGCGCCCAGAGTAATCCGTGAAGGTGAGCCAGACCGTGTACTGCCACTTATCCACCAAGTTTGTAATCCGAAACTCAGGCGCTGGCTTCATGAACCTGCATGCGAGGGAGATAGTCGAGGCACGGTTATTTTTGACGAACACCATTATCACGCGATGAATACGCAAGCACGTCTCGAAACGAGCAGCTATAACACGATGATTGCACGATGCCATGCTGAGAAAGACATGAACAGACAGCAATATGCCTGGGTCGTGCATAGGTGATTGTTCCTAGAATCTGAATTACGCGTTGCCTGTTGCCATGAACATGGGTGACCCAATAAGCTTGTCCTCAACACTGCTGAATCGGTGTAAACTGCAGGGATACCTTCTCAAATTGAGATGGTGATTATCGTTCGTGTCATTACTGTCCACTGTCTTTTTTTCAGACCAACATGTACACCACGATGTGGAAGGTGAGGCTTCTCGTCAGGAACGCTAATGTATGTTCGGAAAGCTCATGCCAACAGAAGCCAGCATGCTAGCCTGTGGAGTAGGATATTTCAACGCTTCTGAAAGCGAACCGTTTTGGGATCGGCCCCTTGCACAATGGCGCGTAACCGCGTCGGCTGTAAAAAACACTCGCCTGCCCTGTGTGTGTATCAGCAGTTCTATCCTATGCAGCGGGAACTCGTGCTGGTTGACGAGGATGACATGGGGAAGCATGGCCGGCAGTCTCTCCACGATCGCCCGCTGTGGATCCACCTTCTTCTTGGGAGGGAACTGGGGCCAATCGCTCCAGTCGTGAACTTGGTCCGGGTGGTCACTAGGAAAGTCCGCCGGACGGACGAGGTTTGGCTGAATCCAGATCTGTGGCTCGCTCCTAACGACGACGGCTGCGGTGCCTGAggtggacggcacgctttcgatgtccttcgACTGGGACGCTCCGCCCGGTCGCTCGCTCCTAACGAAGACGGCTGTGGTGCCTGAGGTGGACGGGtgcacgctttcgatgtccttcgACTGGGACGGGCCGGCCAGTGGCTCGCTCCCAACGACGATGGCTGCGGCGCTGGAAGTGGACGGCACGCTTTTGACGTCCTTTGACTGGGACGGGCCGGCCGACGCGACGTCGCTGTTTCCACTGTCACTGCCGGAAGAGCTGCTACTGCTGCTTTCGTCGCTGCTGCTATCGTCGCTGCTGCTGGTGCTCGTCGACAGCTTGCCACCGACTCCCATAAGCATGGCGTAGCCGTACAGACTAGGGTCGAGCCCAGCAGCAGCGGAGGTAGAAGCACGGCCCGAAGACGCCATCCTCGACGCACAAGTGGAGTTGGCGGAGTGTATCGTAGGGAGCGCGACTTCAGTAGGTCTCCGATGGTCGAGTAGCTGCCGTTTGCTGTGCAGCGACTTGTTTTATGGCGTGCTCGGGAAGTGTGCTACTGCAGAAGGCATGGGCATTGCTTCTTTTGCTATGTTGACGACTTTGAAAGTATTTGGCACGTGCCCACTCACGGGTTCGATTTCAATTGGTGCCCATTGGTGTATAGCTAAGTTGGCTTTTCAACATAGGCGTGTCCACGTTCTAGGATTTTCTCCTCTCCCTCGAACCGCAGGTGGCCGAAAAACTTGTCTCGAATTTTTCCTTTGTTCTGACATACTGGACGAACatgtaccccccctcccccctttcttttttagaGGACGTATGACCGGCGGGAAAGGACACTTCAAGGTCGATGGCCTGCTGTATTGCAAACTGAGTCATGGTGATTCAGCGGGTGTATATTCTCGGAAAGAGCATGGATGGCAGAGAATAAAGGAGACGAGATGGTATGGCACCTTAGCGTTTGACAGCTGCAAATCACCGTGACCTCTCGCAAAAGCAGCGCCTGCCTTTTTACGAATGTGTAAggccagagggaagctagatactCGACTAGATTAGCTAGACTGGAAAAGAGGATGGTGAGGGGAGGAAGAAAGTGGTTACAACCGACGCAGTGAATTAACGAGGCCTCACCACCCTTCGCTTGCTTCTCCCATACAATAGAGGGGgcgggaaaaaataaataaatcgcaaagaaaagataaaataaagaaaaaaaggggtGAGCAATAAAAGTGCACCCGAAGTCGTGGATAACAAGAAGAGGCCAGAAGAACGAGTCTTCTGCGCTGGtgcttgacatttccttggtcttcgaacaaagtCATGTTTgctggcagtactccccaagatcttcgaagccgttgctaaactttcaatccaagcattcctaagtagtaaaaaacggaattgccatgtcgtgccttaagtcttttctcgaccagatcctgcatgcacaaaatgagcgcaaTGTTTTaatgaagcaggttatcctagtttagcagtggccactgcggctgagcgcctaaagaagtcggtttcgagggggacgtaCACGATTAAAGAAAGCAGTAattaatagcaaaaaaaagagtagtggctattccgtatattcattaaGTGTCGCACAGCCTTAAAaatgttgcaagtagatatgatgttaatgttactttcactgctcccaatatgCTAGATAAAATATGCGCTGCCGTACTGAGGAAAAAgaagcaggtaaaaggcaaaaaacgaacagatatttgtccagaagcaaaataagaacaacagttttactgactgtcatatgggtgtggtttatacaattccccttagctgtggccagttctacgtagggcaaacgggacggtgtatcaatcagaggctaatggaacaaaaaaggtcgttaaccagtggatcgccttctaatctttcgctacattgccgagattgtaactgcacgccagagatAGATAAATGCGCGATATTGCACAGGCATAGGAATGAaaatacgcgtcttatggtagaggcctggcatatctataatggcagaagtgcgtgcgtgagtaagccttcgattactttacacaaggaagagattaagtgccttaacagttatctctcacgtagaccggcacgtgtacccgactgacacgtggtgtaccATTCCTGATCGAGCTTGCGCAGattagttttgtgtcttctttctttttcgcctctgtgctccattcagttgatagtcggcgttcgtgttgtccacttctcttctcttgtgtcctgtctgcacgcctcacctctattttgcataatgaatccttaccaactagctcagctttctgtcactCTAAGCCTGGAAGGAGATGTAAACTATCCTCTTAAGGAAGTTATAAATATTATCGCGCATAGGATAGCGAATAGTTAAGCTGTTATATAATTGTTGACGAAGTTGCACGAGAGGATTGTTCGTTATTGAAGTATGGTATAACTCTTGCTGAAGTAGATGATTGTGTTAAACTAGAGGAATCTGTATAGGCATGGTATGTATCCTAGATGCCGCATATACGGGGTCATCATGTCTAAGCTTTCCGGAATGTTTTAAATtatgcctgttgcagataacgtaattcctGTCCTTCAGCTGGAAtagtcgaagaggcggacattactggaAGGAGACATCAAAACACACATGTTAGAATAATTAACACAAATTCACTAATAAACTTCATAAATATTTACGGCATGTAGTGCGATTTAGGAATCGTAGCCGGTGAATttacaaggcatatccacttgtatctccaggatgacaccagtttcgatttataatttcccaaagtgtgggacaaaATACATGCGCGTTCTAGTTACTCTATTTTTCAACGCGTAGACGTGCGTTTCGTTAAAAAGTCAAACAACAGTGAATTCTCACTGCgagcttgatggcgcatatctcaaaactggtgtcattatGGAAATTTATTCCAAATGGATACACCTTGATGCAATCTGTGAAATGCAATTATATGCCATTAGGTTATTAATTAAGAAGCTAACTTATGATTTTTTTAAATTAGCAGATTATGTGTTTCGCTTTCAGCAGTGACTATG encodes:
- the LOC139057514 gene encoding uncharacterized protein; the protein is MHDPGILLSVHVFLSMASCNHRVIAARFETCLRIHRVIMVFVKNNRASTISLACRFMKPAPEFRITNLVDKWQYTVWLTFTDYSGRQWAGQYCHPDSPRPGFWLYGRVLSFSKLKLFSNEKNIPNPPPISLRSSRTYRIQVNVGIVDDYGHIVSASVVRQSVGDRFIAVAT
- the LOC139057737 gene encoding uncharacterized protein, which translates into the protein MASSGRASTSAAAGLDPSLYGYAMLMGVGGKLSTSTSSSDDSSSDESSSSSSSGSDSGNSDVASAGPSQSKDVKSVPSTSSAAAIVVGSEPLAGPSQSKDIESVHPSTSGTTAVFVRSERPGGASQSKDIESVPSTSGTAAVVVRSEPQIWIQPNLVRPADFPSDHPDQVHDWSDWPQFPPKKKVDPQRAIVERLPAMLPHVILVNQHEFPLHRIELLIHTQGSSVEDKLIGSPMFMATGNA